In a single window of the Pontibacter russatus genome:
- a CDS encoding GIY-YIG nuclease family protein: MLYVGVTNDLQSRIEQHKANRGNREIFAGRYYCYKLLFFERYTYVQHAIEREKELKLMKRDDKLQLIKAENPNLMFLAGVTGSCPQDPFRMTNWEQVF; the protein is encoded by the coding sequence GTGCTGTATGTAGGGGTGACAAACGATTTGCAAAGCAGGATAGAGCAGCACAAGGCAAACCGTGGAAACCGGGAAATATTTGCTGGCCGATACTACTGCTATAAGTTGCTTTTCTTTGAACGCTATACCTATGTGCAACATGCTATTGAGCGGGAGAAAGAGCTGAAGCTTATGAAAAGAGATGACAAACTGCAATTAATAAAAGCAGAGAATCCTAATCTGATGTTTTTGGCAGGCGTCACTGGTTCTTGCCCACAAGATCCTTTCAGGATGACAAATTGGGAGCAGGTGTTTTGA
- a CDS encoding acetate and sugar kinases/Hsc70/actin family protein: protein MPKVLRLHKTGSNVEGWAKTSQITSTEIKDITDGAGGRALKINASIPTPFARMHLLETAFDFVKRGVAGSNNSIYHRFVTHFWDLWELLYNHQSYAQAGNKIIIRRWNKHQQLSAMQANPNTSLLGRTLELFMNDSRFQGVEDIFLIFFESTTSRGDRHMQLIGGTSPLTFLFVAPNVQPLSLNRAQNIGTYFDHHYVALEDREQDFREYVHKLFVSNSAMIQAFPAVYNALDEHLLRKINMAGAVGQGAIASEYLQLVDFQQNPVHVGHINFLVKKDQTAVTSSDLFIRPTHTGFAGERPIVLKPELRLAPDVKYVNNLAWPTNTIVGYADEKPLENRSLPGVGFNYPYLTINDLLQETLVQVPYEVNTDRFYSGTVVYQPGVTDKSFNYLLPITSLYFEFFTPQDLANHLTFYIDINHVRVTLSVPTEKGNVVYERSYYDNPLNSKDAHGNVIPEKGRIVKSKIGLGVFPFYKFTDAVQYNDFYKVMLVDEDIDPLLVNRNHSLAFFAGGRQLEAGGGIISATAHRRTKKSNSSAGSTYYEIRGTHFDFAEFTHAGVDFSGKALIVPKYQEVQQGILNFTFAIDFGTSNTHIAYTSGANQPPREFTITANDQQLVMLNKPSDDPALTDYQRFHKRGFGRLFAVETLLKREFIPLIIGSGGSLYNFPTRTATCEAIDFENQITNLFGNINIGFSINTEGTHQDQYKQTYHTDLKWSETMTNAGKRRIEAFFTEIMLLIKNKVVLNHGNVAGTKVVWFAPLSFDEYSRNMFQNVWDGVYNAVFKNGRNTVCITESVAPFYFLSRTGAVVPSQDENLINVDIGGGTTDVLLFTNRRPSHSSSFRFAGNDLWGDGFATVKTKKDNGLLQYGVDHVLRIPLTEEGREYRKFLETALDNPDFNSADISSLLFNYDKELNYSSQLLQARQLRLMFYLHFGALMYHLAQLVQQLDVKVPRYISFSGRGSLYIKLLSAGNNLSNVERYAKAIFLKVTGQEPPANFKLVLVDNPKQVTANGGAMALEGTDLNDLTNIPIMKPTGSANMADALTPVTKTQITGELRQEVMDNVMNCLQLLLDDPDISPLMRSMGVEVDTKRVLDYMRANLQDSYTMVLEDTVRGLTDREQLHETMFFMPLKQSLYLLSKELYRQQSQVSAMS from the coding sequence ATGCCGAAAGTACTTCGTCTTCATAAAACCGGATCTAACGTGGAAGGCTGGGCGAAAACCAGCCAGATCACCAGCACCGAGATCAAAGATATAACCGATGGCGCCGGTGGCCGTGCCCTGAAGATCAACGCTTCCATCCCAACGCCATTTGCCAGGATGCACCTGCTCGAGACCGCCTTTGATTTTGTGAAGCGCGGTGTGGCGGGCTCCAACAACAGCATCTACCACCGGTTCGTCACCCACTTCTGGGATCTGTGGGAATTGCTTTACAACCACCAGAGCTACGCGCAGGCGGGCAACAAGATCATCATCCGCCGCTGGAACAAGCACCAGCAACTGAGCGCCATGCAGGCCAACCCGAACACGAGCCTGCTGGGCCGCACGCTCGAACTGTTCATGAATGACAGCCGCTTTCAGGGCGTTGAAGACATCTTCCTGATTTTCTTCGAATCCACGACCAGTCGCGGCGACCGGCACATGCAGCTCATCGGCGGCACTTCGCCGTTGACCTTCCTTTTTGTGGCGCCGAACGTGCAGCCGCTGAGTCTGAACCGGGCGCAGAACATCGGTACGTACTTCGACCACCATTATGTGGCGCTGGAAGACAGGGAGCAGGATTTCAGGGAGTATGTACACAAGCTTTTCGTGTCGAACTCTGCGATGATTCAGGCGTTTCCGGCGGTATATAACGCCCTGGACGAGCACCTGCTGCGCAAAATTAATATGGCAGGGGCGGTAGGCCAGGGAGCCATTGCCTCAGAATACCTGCAACTGGTGGATTTTCAGCAGAACCCGGTGCATGTGGGCCATATCAACTTTCTGGTGAAAAAGGATCAGACTGCCGTGACCAGCAGCGATCTGTTCATCCGCCCGACCCACACCGGCTTTGCTGGCGAGCGACCGATTGTGCTGAAGCCCGAACTGCGGCTGGCACCAGATGTGAAGTACGTCAACAACCTCGCCTGGCCCACAAATACCATAGTAGGTTATGCCGATGAAAAACCTTTGGAGAACCGTTCGCTGCCGGGTGTCGGGTTCAACTATCCATACCTGACGATAAACGACCTGCTGCAGGAAACGCTGGTGCAGGTGCCTTACGAGGTAAACACCGACCGTTTCTACAGTGGCACAGTGGTGTATCAGCCGGGTGTCACGGATAAATCCTTCAATTACCTGCTGCCGATCACGAGCCTGTACTTCGAGTTTTTCACGCCACAGGATCTGGCAAACCACCTGACCTTTTATATCGATATAAATCATGTGCGGGTGACGCTGAGTGTGCCGACGGAGAAAGGAAACGTGGTATATGAGCGCAGCTATTACGATAACCCGCTCAACTCGAAAGATGCTCATGGCAACGTGATTCCGGAGAAAGGCCGCATTGTGAAATCAAAGATCGGGCTGGGAGTTTTCCCGTTCTACAAGTTCACCGACGCGGTGCAGTACAATGATTTCTATAAGGTGATGCTAGTGGACGAGGACATCGATCCGCTGCTGGTGAACAGGAACCACTCGCTCGCCTTCTTTGCAGGGGGCAGGCAACTGGAGGCAGGCGGCGGTATCATCTCAGCCACGGCGCACCGCAGAACCAAAAAGAGCAACAGCAGCGCCGGCAGCACTTACTACGAGATCCGCGGCACACACTTCGACTTTGCGGAGTTTACGCATGCAGGGGTAGATTTTTCCGGGAAGGCGCTCATCGTGCCGAAGTACCAGGAAGTGCAGCAGGGTATTCTCAACTTCACGTTTGCCATCGACTTCGGAACCTCGAACACGCACATCGCCTATACCTCTGGCGCTAACCAGCCGCCGCGCGAGTTCACCATCACCGCCAACGATCAGCAACTGGTGATGCTGAACAAACCATCCGACGATCCGGCTCTGACTGATTACCAGCGATTCCATAAGCGCGGCTTCGGCAGGTTGTTTGCCGTGGAAACCTTACTGAAGCGCGAGTTTATACCGTTGATCATCGGCTCCGGCGGTTCCTTGTATAACTTCCCGACCCGCACGGCTACCTGCGAGGCAATCGACTTTGAGAACCAGATCACGAACCTGTTCGGCAACATCAACATCGGTTTCTCCATCAACACCGAAGGCACTCACCAGGACCAGTACAAGCAAACGTACCATACCGACCTGAAGTGGAGCGAGACGATGACCAATGCGGGCAAGCGCCGCATCGAAGCGTTCTTCACTGAAATTATGCTCCTGATCAAAAACAAAGTGGTGCTGAACCACGGAAACGTGGCCGGTACGAAGGTGGTGTGGTTTGCCCCGCTTAGTTTTGATGAGTACTCGCGCAACATGTTCCAGAACGTGTGGGACGGGGTATATAACGCTGTGTTTAAGAACGGCAGAAACACCGTGTGCATCACGGAGTCCGTGGCGCCATTTTACTTCCTCTCCAGAACGGGAGCTGTGGTGCCCAGCCAGGACGAGAACCTGATAAACGTGGACATCGGCGGCGGCACGACCGATGTGCTGCTGTTCACGAACCGCAGGCCCTCCCACAGCTCTTCCTTCCGCTTTGCTGGCAACGACTTGTGGGGCGATGGCTTCGCCACCGTGAAGACCAAAAAAGACAATGGCCTGCTACAGTACGGCGTGGACCACGTGTTGCGTATCCCGCTGACGGAGGAGGGACGCGAGTACCGCAAGTTCCTGGAGACGGCGCTGGACAACCCGGATTTCAACTCGGCGGATATCAGCAGCCTGCTGTTCAACTACGACAAAGAACTGAACTACAGCTCGCAGCTTTTGCAGGCGCGCCAGCTGCGGTTGATGTTTTACCTGCACTTCGGGGCGCTGATGTATCACCTGGCGCAACTGGTGCAGCAGCTGGATGTGAAAGTGCCGCGCTATATCTCCTTCAGCGGACGCGGCAGTTTATATATAAAGCTGCTGAGCGCCGGCAACAACCTCTCGAATGTGGAGCGCTATGCAAAAGCGATTTTCCTGAAAGTGACAGGGCAGGAGCCACCGGCTAATTTCAAACTGGTGCTGGTGGACAATCCGAAGCAGGTAACAGCCAATGGCGGCGCGATGGCTTTGGAGGGAACGGACCTGAACGACCTGACCAACATTCCGATCATGAAGCCGACGGGATCTGCGAACATGGCGGATGCACTGACTCCGGTAACGAAAACCCAGATAACAGGGGAACTGCGCCAGGAAGTGATGGACAACGTGATGAACTGCCTGCAACTGCTGCTCGACGATCCGGACATCTCTCCGCTGATGCGCTCGATGGGCGTGGAGGTAGACACGAAGCGTGTGCTCGACTATATGCGCGCCAACCTGCAGGACAGCTACACCATGGTGCTGGAAGATACCGTACGCGGCCTGACCGACCGGGAGCAGCTGCACGAGACGATGTTCTTCATGCCACTGAAACAATCGCTATATTTGCTGTCGAAGGAACTGTACAGGCAGCAGTCGCAGGTGAGTGCGATGTCTTGA
- a CDS encoding AAA family ATPase → MEGIFIFEALLVLAILGYQFYIYRNTRAKIELIKNLFPSEEQLSVTEHLLDNSPKAAAKAGSTDQLWESLLAGRPFREYMPSNPVVKRIVSTENDILHIEAKGGAVPAYSVAKDKFERLVSGNNIYLMEGDPDALVSTVASGGKGTATIDLIEARNPSETFSKIIRNTNEYLKRNKGAAADFDILKDVSERYSEALDAEVQSTVATPLYIGLLGTFSGVIIGLSSLIWSGLGAEEAAGSFITDQNIPSFLFGVMIAMAGSFCGLLLTLLGNNALKDARSTRDRLQNEYYTFLQTHLLPKLNSDMAASLGNLKSVLDSFNKDFLDKILGFRPIVDTLTENISTQKEFIEKLDKIGFTQMANANLQVFDKMKESEQLFKNFMQYQVALNESVRKGAELTHTISNVLNRLNGLQEGFDKVPGYLQKHDESIQRQVNFFGQHERELQDIGSRVEQYFDKAALRLTDLMEARLQHQERDAQNAYEKWQEHFRTLNEDNIYQRILDYMQPFQNLSQQQENMNGAQRQLAGEIRQTNERLLQKIEADTAIQQQLLQQLQALNANMVRSMEPGPIKAAFDKLFGSGGNHRR, encoded by the coding sequence ATGGAAGGCATATTTATTTTTGAGGCGCTTTTAGTACTGGCGATACTTGGTTACCAGTTTTATATATACCGGAACACCAGGGCCAAAATTGAGCTGATCAAAAATCTTTTCCCTTCCGAAGAGCAGCTTTCAGTCACGGAGCACCTGCTTGATAATTCCCCGAAAGCCGCCGCCAAAGCTGGTTCCACGGATCAGCTTTGGGAGTCGTTGCTGGCGGGCAGGCCTTTCCGGGAGTATATGCCCTCCAACCCGGTGGTAAAACGCATTGTCTCCACCGAGAACGACATCCTGCACATTGAGGCAAAGGGCGGGGCCGTGCCAGCCTACTCGGTAGCCAAAGACAAATTTGAGCGACTGGTTAGCGGCAACAACATCTACCTGATGGAAGGCGATCCGGACGCGCTTGTAAGCACGGTGGCTTCGGGTGGTAAAGGAACAGCGACGATTGATCTGATAGAAGCCCGGAACCCATCCGAGACCTTCAGCAAGATCATCCGGAACACCAACGAGTACCTGAAGCGCAACAAAGGCGCGGCAGCGGATTTTGATATCCTGAAAGATGTGTCGGAGCGCTACTCCGAAGCCCTGGATGCGGAAGTGCAGTCGACGGTGGCCACGCCGCTATATATAGGTTTGCTGGGAACGTTCTCCGGGGTGATTATAGGTTTGTCGAGCCTGATCTGGTCCGGCCTTGGTGCGGAGGAAGCAGCAGGTTCGTTCATCACGGACCAGAACATCCCGTCCTTCCTGTTCGGCGTGATGATCGCCATGGCGGGCAGCTTCTGCGGACTGCTGCTGACGCTGCTGGGGAACAATGCCCTGAAAGACGCCCGCAGCACCCGTGACAGGCTGCAGAACGAATACTACACCTTCCTGCAAACGCACCTGCTGCCCAAACTCAACTCCGATATGGCTGCCAGTCTGGGCAACCTGAAGTCGGTGCTGGATTCCTTCAACAAAGATTTTCTGGACAAAATCCTCGGTTTCCGGCCCATTGTGGACACGCTCACCGAGAACATCAGTACGCAAAAGGAGTTTATCGAGAAGCTGGACAAGATAGGCTTCACGCAGATGGCTAATGCTAATCTGCAGGTCTTCGACAAGATGAAGGAAAGCGAGCAGCTGTTCAAAAACTTCATGCAGTACCAGGTGGCGCTGAACGAGTCGGTGCGGAAAGGGGCGGAGCTGACGCATACCATCAGCAATGTGCTCAATCGGCTGAACGGCCTGCAGGAGGGCTTTGACAAGGTGCCCGGCTATCTGCAGAAGCACGACGAGTCGATTCAGCGGCAGGTGAATTTCTTCGGGCAGCACGAGCGCGAACTGCAGGACATCGGTTCGCGGGTGGAGCAGTATTTCGATAAGGCCGCCCTGCGGTTAACGGATTTAATGGAAGCGCGGCTGCAGCACCAGGAGCGCGATGCGCAGAATGCTTATGAGAAATGGCAGGAGCATTTCCGGACCCTGAACGAAGACAATATCTACCAGCGCATCCTGGATTATATGCAGCCCTTCCAGAACCTGAGCCAGCAGCAGGAAAACATGAACGGCGCGCAGCGGCAACTGGCGGGCGAGATAAGGCAGACAAACGAGCGTCTGCTACAGAAGATAGAAGCCGACACCGCTATTCAGCAGCAATTGCTACAGCAACTCCAGGCCCTGAACGCCAACATGGTCCGGAGCATGGAGCCGGGGCCGATAAAGGCGGCGTTTGACAAGCTATTTGGCAGTGGCGGGAACCACAGGAGGTAG
- a CDS encoding YggS family pyridoxal phosphate-dependent enzyme, with product MSIAENILYFDEQLRNTPCRLVAVSKTHPAEKVREAYDAGHRLFGENKVQELVEKRDQLPHDIAWHLIGHLQTNKVKYIAQFIDTIQSVDSLKLLREINRRAEMFGRTLPINCMLQISIADEETKFGMSYEEAVALLQSEEYRQMNYVSITGVMGIATNTDDEEKLRQEFRYLRQCFQQLKDTFFVAKDSFREISMGMTSDWQLAVAEGSTMIRVGSGIFGERHYNR from the coding sequence ATGTCAATAGCTGAAAACATCCTTTACTTCGACGAGCAACTGCGGAACACGCCCTGCCGGCTGGTGGCTGTGTCCAAAACCCATCCTGCGGAAAAAGTTAGAGAAGCATATGACGCTGGCCATCGCCTCTTCGGAGAGAACAAAGTGCAGGAACTGGTAGAAAAGCGCGACCAGCTCCCCCACGACATTGCCTGGCACCTCATCGGCCACCTGCAGACAAACAAGGTAAAGTACATAGCACAGTTTATCGACACCATTCAATCGGTGGACAGCCTGAAGCTGCTGCGGGAGATAAACAGGCGCGCTGAGATGTTTGGCCGCACCCTGCCTATTAACTGCATGCTGCAAATCTCGATTGCGGATGAAGAAACCAAATTTGGGATGAGTTACGAGGAGGCCGTGGCACTGCTGCAGTCGGAGGAATACCGCCAGATGAACTATGTCAGTATCACGGGCGTAATGGGCATTGCCACCAACACGGATGATGAAGAAAAACTGCGCCAGGAGTTCCGGTACCTGCGCCAGTGCTTTCAGCAACTGAAAGACACCTTTTTCGTTGCCAAAGACAGCTTCCGGGAAATCTCCATGGGGATGACCTCTGACTGGCAACTGGCCGTGGCGGAAGGCAGCACCATGATCCGGGTGGGCAGCGGCATCTTCGGGGAGCGCCACTACAACAGGTGA
- a CDS encoding VWA domain-containing protein: MLRIPDNSWDWLSLEWFSYGTLRSFEWVYPLVLYILPVVPLLFLLKWLFTLNTRNKLDLAMFEGKVRWQWSSVLRHIPNLVFILFMMLVVVALARPQRVNEQVEQTAEGIDIVLALDVSGSMELQDIKPDRLTAAKEVALNFIGGRVQDRIGIVVFAGDAYSLSPLTTDYELLRDNINSIGFKMIENEGTAIGSALAVAINRMRDTEAKSKVIILISDGENTAGSLDPELAAQLAYAYGIKLYTIGIGKDGKVTYTEEETGKTLLVETQLDETTLRKIATVGEGSFFRADSKDALQEIFRNINRLEKTEITEKRFRDTQDYYQVYLKWALLLLLCWMLLKNTFITNVLED; the protein is encoded by the coding sequence ATGCTAAGAATACCCGATAACTCCTGGGACTGGCTCAGCCTGGAATGGTTCAGCTACGGCACCCTGCGCTCGTTTGAGTGGGTGTACCCGCTGGTGCTGTATATACTGCCTGTGGTGCCCCTGCTGTTTCTGCTGAAGTGGCTGTTTACCCTGAACACGCGCAACAAGCTTGACCTGGCCATGTTTGAGGGTAAGGTTCGCTGGCAGTGGAGCAGTGTGCTGCGCCATATCCCCAACCTGGTCTTTATCCTGTTCATGATGCTGGTAGTGGTGGCGCTGGCCCGCCCGCAGCGCGTAAACGAGCAGGTGGAGCAAACCGCGGAAGGCATCGACATTGTGCTCGCGCTGGATGTGTCGGGCTCCATGGAGCTGCAGGATATAAAGCCGGACCGGCTGACAGCGGCCAAAGAGGTGGCGCTCAACTTTATCGGTGGCCGCGTGCAGGACCGCATTGGCATAGTCGTGTTTGCAGGCGATGCCTACTCCCTCTCCCCCCTCACCACTGACTACGAACTGCTGCGCGACAACATTAACTCCATCGGTTTTAAGATGATCGAAAACGAGGGCACGGCAATTGGCAGTGCCCTGGCCGTAGCCATCAACCGGATGCGCGACACGGAGGCCAAAAGCAAAGTCATCATCCTGATCAGCGACGGCGAGAACACTGCCGGCAGCCTGGACCCCGAACTGGCCGCCCAACTGGCCTACGCCTATGGCATAAAACTATATACCATCGGGATCGGTAAAGACGGAAAAGTGACCTACACGGAGGAGGAAACAGGCAAAACGCTGCTGGTGGAGACACAGCTGGACGAAACCACGCTGCGTAAAATCGCGACGGTGGGCGAAGGGAGCTTCTTCAGGGCCGACAGCAAAGATGCCCTGCAGGAAATCTTCCGGAACATCAACCGGCTGGAGAAAACCGAGATAACGGAGAAGCGCTTCCGCGACACCCAGGATTATTACCAGGTGTACCTGAAATGGGCGCTGCTGCTGCTCCTTTGCTGGATGCTTCTCAAAAACACCTTTATCACCAACGTGCTGGAGGATTGA
- a CDS encoding DUF58 domain-containing protein, which yields MKELVKKLRKYEIRIRKAITTQMQGDFHSVFKGTGLEFDDVRAYQYGDDVRSIDWNVSAKGHGTFVKTYREEKEQSVFLMLDVSASQTIGTGTQQKLDVGKEICGVLALSAARQQSQIGIICISDQKEKYIKPAKGIQQAYSIIKALSELQPKSAKTNLAAGIKLTLDIIRRRSIILLLSDFIDINYEKELAMLAKRHDLIVLHMLDVREHHLPPMGIVPVLDKETGRTIWLNTSGEEFRQRYLAQYAQNRENLMRLCQKYQANYLTIETNEDYVPQLVNLFRLRNKSTKNSA from the coding sequence ATGAAAGAGCTTGTCAAGAAGCTACGCAAATACGAGATCCGTATCCGAAAAGCCATCACTACGCAAATGCAGGGCGACTTTCACTCTGTTTTTAAAGGCACGGGCCTGGAGTTTGACGACGTGCGCGCATACCAGTACGGTGACGACGTGCGTTCTATCGACTGGAACGTATCGGCAAAGGGGCACGGCACGTTTGTGAAGACTTATCGTGAGGAGAAAGAGCAGTCGGTTTTCCTGATGCTGGACGTGAGCGCCTCGCAAACCATCGGCACCGGGACGCAGCAGAAGCTGGATGTAGGCAAGGAGATATGTGGGGTGCTGGCCCTGTCGGCGGCGCGGCAACAGAGCCAGATCGGCATCATCTGCATCTCCGACCAGAAAGAGAAATACATCAAACCGGCCAAAGGCATTCAGCAGGCCTACAGCATCATCAAGGCGCTGAGTGAGTTGCAGCCCAAATCCGCGAAAACCAACCTGGCCGCCGGTATCAAACTGACGCTGGACATCATCAGGCGCCGCAGCATTATTTTGCTGCTCTCCGACTTCATCGATATAAATTATGAAAAGGAACTGGCGATGCTGGCCAAGCGCCACGACCTGATCGTGCTGCACATGCTGGATGTGCGCGAGCATCACCTGCCGCCGATGGGCATCGTGCCCGTGCTGGACAAGGAGACCGGCCGCACCATCTGGCTGAACACTTCCGGAGAGGAGTTCCGGCAACGCTACCTGGCGCAGTACGCGCAAAACCGCGAGAACCTGATGCGCCTCTGCCAGAAGTACCAGGCCAACTACCTGACCATCGAGACGAACGAAGATTACGTGCCGCAACTGGTTAACCTGTTCCGGCTGAGAAACAAGTCCACGAAAAACAGTGCGTAA
- a CDS encoding DUF4296 domain-containing protein — MNRLFRLLFCLCLLGCQQQPDDLPADMVPQQTMVRILADIHTTEALIERNVSYPDTAQVIYAEEHAEILEKYGVEQRAFRDTYNYYLTHLEEMDKLYEVVVDTLSVRESLAEAAKAKADSANAVKPTKRIE; from the coding sequence GTGAATAGACTTTTCCGCCTGCTTTTTTGCCTCTGCCTGCTCGGCTGTCAGCAGCAGCCCGATGACCTGCCCGCCGACATGGTGCCCCAGCAAACAATGGTGCGCATTCTGGCCGACATCCACACCACGGAGGCGCTGATCGAACGCAATGTATCCTATCCCGACACGGCCCAGGTTATATATGCGGAGGAGCATGCCGAAATCCTGGAGAAGTACGGCGTGGAGCAGCGGGCATTCCGGGATACCTATAATTATTATCTCACGCACCTGGAGGAAATGGACAAGCTGTACGAGGTGGTGGTGGACACGCTCAGCGTGCGGGAGTCGCTGGCGGAGGCTGCGAAAGCCAAAGCGGACAGCGCAAATGCTGTTAAGCCAACAAAACGAATAGAGTAA
- a CDS encoding ATP-dependent helicase has protein sequence MDHLSLLNESQRKAVLHKDGPAMIIAGAGSGKTRVLTFRIAQLISQGVDPFHILALTFTNKAAKEMRHRIEKVIGNEAKNIWMGTFHSVFSRILRAEAEKIGYPKSFTIYDTDDSRTLIRNIVKEMNLDDKLYKPNVVLGRISSAKNKLISVKQYLNDAVIQADDEAAMRPKIGKIYEMYQSRCFRAGAMDFDDLLFQTNVLFKDHPDALNKYQHIFKYVMVDEYQDTNYSQYLITRKLAAQNRNIVVVGDDAQSIYAFRGADIQNILNFERDYPELEVFKLEQNYRSTKNIVHAANSVIKNNQAQLRKEVFTDNEQGPLIEVIKANSDNEEGKLVATTIFEEKMGNHFSYDDFAILYRTNAQSRAMEEALRRMNIKYKIIGGLSFYQRKEIKDLIAYLRLTVNPNDEQALRRVINYPKRGIGETTEQRLFVTANDTNHSVWEVVMNATEFLGNRVGTAIENFSMMIRDFARMAEQSDAFEVAKHVAKHSGIVDDLYQDKTVEGLARYENIQELLNGIKEYVDDPEKEDKSLSAFLQDIALITDADTKADDDGEFVTLMTIHSAKGLEFKNVFIVGMEENLFPSQMMLNSRADLEEERRLFYVAITRAEKKLYLTYATSRYQWGNLRACEKSRFLDEIDPKYINFKYGDNGASGGGNVFDRVLQRKSSLVAAPPRKQVASNYTPPADFKASDTSKLEAGMKVEHPKFGFGVVAKMDTQGNSTKAIINFEEVGEKTLLLSFAKLKIHA, from the coding sequence ATGGATCATTTAAGTTTATTAAACGAGTCGCAACGCAAGGCTGTGCTGCACAAGGACGGACCGGCCATGATTATTGCGGGCGCCGGCTCCGGCAAAACAAGGGTACTCACCTTCAGGATCGCCCAGCTCATCAGCCAGGGAGTGGACCCTTTCCACATACTGGCCCTCACCTTCACCAACAAGGCGGCCAAGGAAATGCGCCACCGTATTGAGAAAGTGATCGGAAACGAGGCAAAGAACATCTGGATGGGCACCTTCCACTCCGTGTTCTCCCGCATCCTGCGTGCCGAGGCAGAGAAAATCGGCTACCCGAAAAGCTTCACCATATATGACACCGACGACTCCAGGACGCTCATCCGCAACATTGTGAAGGAGATGAACCTGGACGACAAGCTCTACAAGCCGAACGTGGTGCTGGGCCGTATCTCCTCCGCCAAAAACAAGCTGATCTCGGTGAAGCAGTACCTCAACGATGCGGTCATCCAGGCCGACGACGAGGCGGCCATGCGCCCGAAAATCGGGAAGATATATGAGATGTACCAGAGCCGCTGCTTCCGGGCCGGCGCCATGGACTTCGACGATCTACTCTTCCAGACCAACGTGCTCTTCAAGGACCACCCCGATGCGCTGAACAAGTACCAGCACATTTTCAAATATGTGATGGTGGACGAGTACCAGGATACCAACTACTCGCAGTACCTCATCACCCGCAAGCTGGCCGCGCAGAACCGCAACATCGTGGTGGTAGGCGACGATGCGCAGTCCATATATGCCTTTCGCGGGGCCGATATCCAGAACATCCTCAACTTCGAGCGCGACTACCCGGAGCTGGAGGTGTTCAAGCTGGAGCAGAACTACCGCTCCACCAAGAACATCGTGCATGCGGCTAACTCCGTCATCAAAAACAACCAGGCGCAGCTCCGCAAAGAGGTGTTCACGGACAACGAGCAGGGCCCGCTGATTGAAGTGATAAAGGCAAACTCCGACAACGAGGAGGGCAAACTGGTGGCCACCACCATTTTTGAGGAGAAGATGGGCAACCACTTCTCCTACGACGACTTCGCCATCCTGTACCGCACCAATGCCCAGTCGCGGGCCATGGAAGAGGCCCTGCGCCGCATGAACATCAAGTACAAGATCATCGGCGGCCTCTCCTTTTACCAGCGCAAAGAGATCAAAGACCTGATTGCCTACCTGCGCCTGACGGTGAACCCGAACGACGAGCAGGCGCTGCGCCGCGTCATCAATTACCCAAAGCGGGGCATCGGCGAGACAACCGAGCAGCGGCTTTTCGTGACAGCCAACGACACCAACCACAGCGTGTGGGAGGTGGTGATGAACGCGACGGAGTTCCTGGGCAACCGCGTGGGTACCGCCATCGAGAATTTCTCCATGATGATCCGCGACTTCGCCCGCATGGCCGAGCAAAGCGACGCCTTTGAGGTAGCCAAGCACGTGGCCAAGCACTCTGGTATTGTGGATGATCTGTACCAGGATAAGACGGTGGAGGGCCTTGCCCGCTACGAGAACATCCAGGAGCTGCTGAACGGTATAAAGGAGTATGTGGACGATCCGGAAAAAGAGGACAAGAGCCTGTCCGCCTTCCTGCAGGACATCGCCCTCATCACCGACGCCGACACCAAGGCCGATGACGACGGGGAGTTCGTGACGCTGATGACGATTCACTCAGCCAAAGGACTGGAGTTCAAGAACGTGTTTATCGTGGGGATGGAGGAAAACCTGTTCCCGAGCCAGATGATGCTGAACTCCCGCGCCGACCTGGAAGAGGAGCGCCGTTTATTCTACGTGGCCATCACGCGGGCCGAAAAGAAGCTTTACCTCACCTACGCCACCAGCCGCTACCAGTGGGGCAACCTGCGGGCCTGCGAGAAGAGCCGTTTCCTCGATGAGATAGATCCGAAGTATATAAATTTCAAGTACGGCGACAACGGGGCCAGCGGCGGCGGCAACGTGTTCGACCGGGTGCTGCAGCGCAAGAGCAGCCTGGTGGCGGCACCGCCACGCAAGCAGGTGGCCAGCAACTATACGCCGCCCGCCGACTTCAAGGCAAGCGATACCTCTAAACTGGAGGCTGGCATGAAAGTGGAGCACCCGAAATTCGGTTTTGGGGTGGTAGCGAAAATGGACACGCAGGGCAACAGCACCAAAGCCATCATCAACTTCGAGGAAGTAGGTGAAAAGACGCTGCTGCTGAGTTTCGCCAAGCTCAAGATACATGCGTAA